In Paenibacillus sp. FSL M7-0420, a single genomic region encodes these proteins:
- a CDS encoding Uma2 family endonuclease, whose product MSNPDEQRQHSYQDWLSWDGVWELINGKAYNMSPTPTALHQYVIGELYFALRTHLENKSCHVFVAPFDVFFSEDDSAAMPDHVVQPDLSVVCSKDQITKNGCHGAPTMIIEVLSPSTALKDFNEKFNLYQKYGVQEYWIVDPGNRTVHVYALQDGVYQVRDLFSEQDSVRSNVFKDFQLPLGKLFDLQI is encoded by the coding sequence GATTGGTTGTCATGGGACGGTGTATGGGAATTAATTAACGGCAAAGCCTATAATATGTCTCCAACGCCTACAGCCCTGCACCAGTATGTTATAGGAGAGCTATATTTTGCATTGCGTACGCACCTGGAAAATAAGAGCTGTCATGTGTTTGTCGCTCCGTTCGATGTGTTCTTCAGCGAGGATGATTCTGCTGCAATGCCCGATCATGTCGTCCAGCCCGATCTGTCGGTGGTCTGCTCTAAGGATCAGATTACGAAGAATGGCTGTCACGGCGCGCCCACAATGATTATCGAAGTGTTATCTCCGTCAACGGCACTCAAGGACTTCAATGAGAAGTTCAATCTGTACCAGAAGTATGGCGTCCAGGAATATTGGATCGTCGATCCCGGCAACCGCACGGTTCATGTATATGCGCTGCAGGATGGCGTGTATCAGGTGAGGGACTTATTTTCGGAGCAGGATAGTGTGCGGTCGAATGTGTTTAAGGATTTTCAGCTGCCGCTGGGCAAATTGTTTGACCTCCAAATCTAA
- a CDS encoding SpoVR family protein translates to MPGDDEIKALERSIAEITEIASGFGLDFYPMRYEICPADIIYTFGAYGMPTRFGHWSFGKTFHKMKAQYDFGLSKIYELVINSNPCYAFLLDGNSLVQNKLIVAHVLAHCDFFKNNMRFSMSNRDMVESMSATADRINDYSVTYGTDTVESFIDSVLAIQEHIDPSLIQPRKLGKTHLLEAKMKERKDSPPGGPGPANAYSELWDLEKSDDVPPVPETAGKRTFPPEPEKDIVWFIQQYSTALEDWQRDIMTMLHDEMLYFWPQMETKIMNEGWASYWHQRIMRELDLTAEETVEYAKLNSSVVQPSRQSLNPYYLGLKIFEDIENRWDRDKMFEVRELDSDISFIRSYLSKELVNDLDLYVFEKKGPEWKITDKAWENVRDQLVLARVNGGSPYLVIQDADYERNGELLIAHRYESIELDLKYLERTLPHIYALWGRTVHLQTVVEDKNAMFTYDGKKVQRKFM, encoded by the coding sequence ATGCCCGGTGATGATGAGATTAAAGCGCTGGAGCGGTCGATTGCCGAGATCACGGAGATTGCTTCCGGGTTTGGGCTCGATTTTTATCCGATGCGTTATGAGATATGTCCGGCGGATATTATTTATACCTTCGGTGCGTACGGGATGCCTACCCGGTTCGGGCACTGGAGCTTTGGCAAGACTTTTCATAAAATGAAGGCTCAATACGATTTTGGCCTGAGCAAAATTTATGAGCTGGTCATCAACTCTAACCCGTGCTACGCCTTCCTGCTGGACGGCAACTCCCTGGTGCAGAACAAGCTGATTGTCGCGCATGTGCTGGCGCACTGCGACTTCTTCAAGAACAATATGCGCTTCTCCATGTCTAACCGGGATATGGTCGAGAGCATGTCCGCCACCGCTGACCGCATCAATGATTACTCCGTCACCTATGGCACAGACACCGTAGAGAGCTTCATTGATTCCGTGCTGGCGATCCAGGAGCATATCGATCCCAGCCTGATCCAGCCGCGCAAGCTGGGCAAGACCCATCTGCTCGAAGCCAAGATGAAGGAGCGCAAGGACTCCCCTCCCGGCGGGCCTGGACCGGCTAATGCTTACAGTGAGCTGTGGGATTTGGAAAAGAGTGATGACGTCCCGCCAGTGCCGGAAACCGCCGGCAAACGCACCTTCCCCCCGGAGCCGGAAAAAGATATCGTCTGGTTCATCCAGCAATACTCTACTGCTCTGGAGGACTGGCAGCGCGACATCATGACGATGCTGCATGACGAGATGCTCTATTTCTGGCCGCAGATGGAGACCAAGATCATGAACGAAGGCTGGGCCTCCTACTGGCATCAGCGGATTATGCGCGAGCTGGACCTGACTGCCGAAGAGACTGTCGAATACGCCAAGCTAAATTCATCGGTGGTGCAGCCTTCCCGCCAGAGCCTGAATCCGTACTACCTGGGGCTGAAGATCTTCGAGGACATCGAAAATCGCTGGGACCGGGACAAAATGTTCGAGGTGCGCGAGCTCGATTCCGACATTTCCTTCATCCGCAGCTATCTGTCGAAGGAGCTGGTGAACGACCTGGACCTCTATGTATTCGAGAAAAAGGGACCGGAATGGAAAATTACCGATAAAGCGTGGGAGAATGTGCGCGACCAGCTGGTGCTGGCCCGGGTGAACGGCGGCTCCCCGTACCTCGTCATCCAGGATGCCGATTATGAGCGGAACGGCGAACTCTTGATTGCCCACCGCTATGAGAGTATCGAGCTGGATCTGAAATATCTGGAGCGCACGCTCCCGCATATCTACGCCCTCTGGGGCCGGACCGTGCATCTGCAGACCGTTGTGGAAGACAAAAACGCCATGTTCACCTATGACGGCAAGAAGGTGCAGCGGAAGTTTATGTAA
- a CDS encoding ArsR/SmtB family transcription factor yields the protein MFLELDDHGISVLKALASDTRASILKLLLHTPLTVSELAKKLNLSKAIVSRHIRLLEDAKIIKLQDNLEGTDNRKKSFVLAVDHIALNLPQKLHLPFKVITNEIKLGYYSNFSVTPTCGLASQTKVIGKLDDQRTFVSNDRIDASLVWFAEGFVEYMIPNDFNRNFTAELLELSLELSSEFPGSNNNWPSDIAFYINDVFLGTWTAPGNFSDVRGKLTPNWWDNELSQYGLLKHLRVTKKDTGIDGQKISSVTLAELKIEDSPFIKLRIGIDGNSTNKGGLTIFGEHFGNYPQNILLKLFYTEAE from the coding sequence ATGTTCTTAGAACTCGATGATCATGGTATTTCTGTTCTAAAGGCACTGGCATCTGACACAAGAGCTTCGATTCTCAAACTACTGTTACATACACCGCTTACTGTCAGTGAGCTCGCCAAAAAGCTAAACTTAAGCAAAGCTATCGTGTCACGCCATATCCGGTTACTGGAGGACGCCAAGATCATTAAGCTCCAGGACAACCTGGAGGGTACCGATAACAGAAAGAAGAGTTTTGTGCTTGCCGTTGATCATATTGCCCTCAACCTCCCCCAAAAGCTCCATCTTCCTTTTAAAGTCATTACGAATGAAATCAAGCTGGGATACTATTCTAACTTTTCAGTCACCCCTACCTGTGGATTAGCCAGCCAGACTAAAGTAATCGGAAAGTTAGATGATCAACGGACCTTCGTCTCCAATGACCGGATCGATGCTTCTTTAGTTTGGTTTGCGGAGGGCTTCGTTGAATATATGATTCCGAATGATTTTAACCGAAATTTTACTGCAGAATTATTAGAGCTATCCTTGGAGCTATCTTCAGAGTTTCCTGGGTCCAACAATAATTGGCCAAGTGATATCGCCTTTTATATCAACGATGTTTTTTTAGGCACCTGGACGGCTCCGGGTAATTTTTCAGATGTGCGCGGGAAATTAACACCAAACTGGTGGGATAACGAACTAAGCCAGTATGGACTTTTGAAGCATTTAAGAGTCACCAAGAAGGATACTGGAATAGATGGTCAAAAAATATCATCGGTCACCCTCGCTGAGCTAAAGATCGAAGACTCTCCCTTCATCAAGCTGAGGATTGGGATTGATGGGAATTCTACAAACAAAGGCGGACTTACCATCTTCGGGGAGCACTTTGGAAATTATCCGCAGAATATTCTGCTTAAGCTGTTCTATACGGAAGCGGAATAA
- a CDS encoding glycoside hydrolase family 2 protein, which yields MTHRMEYPRPQFVRDAWLNLNGTWQFEFDDSNEGATQRWFDPGESFSQTIQVPFAFQTPASGIHDTTFHDYVWYKRNFTLEPDWYQKRVILHFGAVDYRAWVYVNGHYIGVHEGGHTSFSFDITHALTGQEEQVTVHVEDPSTDETIPRGKQFWLEQPESIWYTRTSGIWQTVWLEAVNPVHIQQVKFTPDLDQGSIGIEVKSEGHGSEELDLELRISFGGELVIQDRVRLLQPITRRMVDLFGLKIFRTNFHRAGWTWSPEAPNLFDVEMKLYDHGVEVDSIESYFGMRKVHTEDGMVYLNNKPYYQKLVLDQGYWQEGLLTAPTDDHLKKDIELAKELGFNGCRKHQKVEDPRFLYWADQIGFLVWGECAANASYNNDAVARLTKEWIEIIDRDFNHPSIVAWVPLNESWGIPMVKSNKQQQYHSLAMYSLIHSLDDTRLVISNDGWEMTRTDICAMHNYQHGRADEPDKYEEFKRILSTKDTMLASNPSARSVYADGYEHRGEPILLTEFGGISYKAGADDGWGYTSAQSAEDLVLEYGRIMKAVYASKIIYGYCYTQLTDVEQEINGLVAYDRTPKCNLSLIKEINDQWHLRTI from the coding sequence ATGACACACAGGATGGAATATCCGCGTCCGCAGTTCGTCAGAGACGCATGGCTTAACTTAAATGGAACCTGGCAATTTGAATTTGATGACAGCAATGAGGGAGCAACGCAGCGATGGTTTGATCCAGGTGAGAGCTTCAGTCAGACCATTCAAGTTCCCTTTGCGTTTCAGACCCCTGCCAGCGGAATACACGATACCACTTTTCATGACTATGTATGGTATAAGCGCAATTTCACACTCGAGCCAGACTGGTATCAGAAGCGTGTGATATTACATTTTGGAGCGGTAGATTATCGGGCTTGGGTGTATGTGAATGGTCATTATATCGGCGTGCATGAGGGCGGACACACTTCATTTTCTTTTGATATTACGCATGCCTTAACCGGTCAGGAGGAGCAGGTCACGGTTCATGTGGAGGACCCTTCAACGGATGAGACTATTCCCCGGGGCAAACAGTTCTGGTTAGAGCAGCCCGAAAGCATCTGGTATACGCGCACGAGCGGAATTTGGCAGACCGTGTGGCTGGAAGCAGTCAACCCTGTTCATATTCAGCAGGTGAAATTTACGCCCGATCTGGATCAAGGAAGTATTGGAATTGAAGTGAAGTCTGAGGGGCATGGATCAGAAGAATTAGATTTGGAACTTCGTATTTCTTTTGGCGGAGAACTGGTTATTCAGGACCGGGTACGATTGTTACAGCCTATAACACGAAGAATGGTAGATCTGTTTGGTCTGAAAATATTCCGCACAAACTTTCACCGCGCCGGCTGGACATGGAGCCCGGAAGCTCCTAATTTGTTCGATGTGGAAATGAAGCTGTACGATCACGGGGTTGAGGTGGACTCTATAGAGTCGTATTTCGGCATGCGGAAGGTTCATACAGAGGATGGTATGGTCTATCTGAATAACAAACCGTATTATCAAAAGCTTGTACTGGATCAGGGGTATTGGCAGGAAGGATTACTTACGGCGCCAACGGACGACCATCTGAAGAAGGATATTGAATTAGCCAAAGAATTAGGGTTCAACGGTTGCCGTAAGCATCAGAAGGTCGAGGACCCGCGCTTTTTATACTGGGCAGATCAGATAGGGTTCCTTGTATGGGGAGAATGTGCGGCGAACGCCTCTTACAATAATGATGCTGTAGCCCGGTTAACCAAAGAATGGATTGAGATTATTGACCGTGATTTCAATCATCCCTCGATTGTGGCCTGGGTTCCGCTTAACGAAAGCTGGGGCATTCCTATGGTGAAATCGAATAAGCAGCAGCAGTATCACAGCTTAGCTATGTATAGTCTGATTCATTCCTTGGATGATACCCGGTTAGTGATATCGAATGACGGATGGGAAATGACACGAACTGACATTTGTGCGATGCACAATTATCAGCATGGCAGAGCAGATGAGCCCGATAAGTATGAAGAGTTCAAGCGGATTCTTTCTACAAAAGATACCATGCTTGCATCCAATCCATCAGCCCGCAGTGTGTATGCAGACGGTTATGAGCATCGGGGAGAGCCCATCTTGTTAACTGAATTCGGCGGGATAAGCTATAAGGCTGGCGCTGACGACGGCTGGGGTTATACCAGTGCACAATCTGCAGAGGATCTTGTTCTGGAATACGGAAGAATTATGAAAGCGGTATACGCGTCGAAGATTATTTACGGATATTGTTATACACAGTTAACGGATGTAGAGCAGGAGATTAACGGCCTGGTAGCCTATGACCGGACACCCAAATGCAACCTGTCGTTAATTAAAGAAATTAACGATCAATGGCATCTGCGGACCATTTAA
- a CDS encoding glycoside hydrolase family 88/105 protein: MMTNELLLQKIGLVVDRLMNLGGSDYEKDKTVVQADTRVGIVQRDFGIEEWDWPQGVGLYGLYKLQNYYGDTRYMEFFQNWVSRNLEAGLPSKNINTTAPYLPLVLLLDQLEPSSELEELCREHADWLIHELPKTKEGGFQHTVTAIGNRDGIHLHNGQLWIDTLFMAVLFLNQAGRKFNRPEWGHEAEHQILLHIKYLFDKHTGLFFHGWSFERNDNFGSIFWCRGNSWFTYGIVDYLEACQDSISPGFRQFLVDTYTAQVNALVSLQAASGLWHTVLQDPSSYEEVSGSAAIAAGIIKGIKAGILDASYQAAADKAIQSVCQNISADGTVLNVSAGTGMGMDKEHYKNIALRPMAYGQSLALIALYEALN, encoded by the coding sequence ATGATGACAAACGAACTATTGCTTCAAAAGATCGGTCTGGTCGTAGACAGGCTTATGAACCTGGGCGGCAGCGACTATGAAAAGGATAAAACCGTGGTTCAGGCCGATACCAGGGTAGGGATTGTGCAACGTGATTTCGGCATTGAAGAATGGGATTGGCCTCAGGGCGTAGGTCTTTATGGTCTTTATAAGCTGCAGAACTACTACGGCGATACGCGTTATATGGAATTTTTTCAGAATTGGGTTTCCCGTAATCTGGAGGCGGGACTGCCTTCTAAAAATATCAATACGACAGCTCCCTATTTGCCTTTGGTGCTGCTCCTGGATCAGCTTGAGCCTTCCAGCGAACTGGAAGAGCTATGCCGGGAGCATGCGGATTGGCTCATTCATGAGCTGCCCAAAACCAAAGAAGGCGGCTTCCAGCATACGGTCACTGCCATCGGCAACCGGGATGGCATTCACCTGCACAATGGACAGTTATGGATTGATACGCTCTTTATGGCGGTTCTGTTCCTGAACCAGGCCGGGCGCAAGTTCAACCGGCCAGAGTGGGGGCATGAGGCTGAACACCAGATTCTGCTCCATATCAAGTATTTGTTCGACAAGCATACCGGCTTGTTCTTCCACGGCTGGAGCTTCGAACGCAATGATAATTTCGGCAGTATCTTCTGGTGCCGCGGCAACTCCTGGTTCACGTATGGGATCGTCGATTACCTGGAAGCTTGCCAGGATTCGATTAGTCCGGGTTTCCGGCAGTTTCTGGTTGATACGTATACTGCTCAGGTCAATGCCCTGGTATCCCTCCAGGCCGCTTCCGGTCTGTGGCATACCGTCCTGCAGGACCCGTCCAGCTATGAAGAGGTATCGGGATCGGCCGCAATCGCCGCAGGGATTATCAAAGGGATTAAAGCCGGTATTCTGGATGCCTCCTATCAGGCTGCGGCAGACAAGGCCATTCAGTCGGTATGTCAAAATATTAGCGCAGACGGCACCGTGCTGAATGTGTCGGCCGGAACCGGCATGGGGATGGATAAGGAGCATTACAAGAACATTGCCCTCCGGCCTATGGCGTACGGACAGTCCTTGGCTCTTATCGCTTTATATGAAGCGTTAAATTAA